The DNA segment TAGGgtcaaacaggatttagaaagataagaaataaactgaggtttCTGGTATGCAGCCTAGATATAAGCacgagttacaatgtaatcacgaGGTAAAGTAAACGCAATTCTGAGAGAACCGCTGAAGCAGAAGGACTCTGCTTGAAGGACAACAATGATGCATGGAGgcaataaatctgggtgaggggaaattgaaaatgtcaaacctctgacctaatgcttttgtaaaagtataaaagagaatctaaagcttgaaataaacatgcagtCCAAGAAAACTAAATAAGAGGCTGCATTGTAACTCGCTGACACCGCCCATCTCTTCAGTCTGATTCCCTGGTTGCTGGAGATGGACTCTGGCAGTAATGTGTTATTATTcgaatgtgtatttatttaattagtaATTAGGTTgagtttaaaaaacacttttggtcattttgccttgttttcctttttgtatatgACATTTTTCTAATCATGTGTtcatttttcttgatttaaaataatttcatgtctCAAGTGAGAACACACTTCACTGAGGAGTGCTGGCCTGGCCTTCAGACTAGACTGAAGTTTACTCCTGTATGATTTCTTATTTCCGTCCTCATCTCCTGTCATAACTCCCACCCTTTTCTAATGCTTATTGTCTGTGCTAGACCGAAAGCGACTTGAGGGCAGGGACTATGCTCACTTCTTTCACACCATATACTCTGTACCTAACATAAAACCCATGTCCGCTATAAGGTAGGTCTTCAATAAATaactgttaaataaataaatgaatgaatttcaaaataaaaataaaataaaataaaataatttcttgcaACTTATAAATATCTTTGCTATTTTTGAAATTTGCCTATTCAATACATGTGCatagtaattttttaaaccaaagcTATTTTTTATGTAGTCACATGCTCTTTCTTTTAATGGTTTATACTTTGGTTTTATGCTTAGGAATATATTCACACCTTGAGATTacatatttataacatatatgATGTAGAATTGAAAGATGTCTGTTTTGTGAACAGAAAATGTGTGCAATTATCAAAAGGGAAACACAACCAGTCTCCAGAACTTGTGGCAATTTCAGAAAGGATAAATTTCAGAAGGATAAACTCCTCAATAAAGGAGGAGGTTACTACTGTAATCAACTTTCCACCAAGTGGCTGATTCTAATGACTTTTGAGAAATTCTGAGGCAGAAATTTGAAAGATATGTGGTGGTTTTCAAGTGGGACACTGTTAGTATGAGTTAAAATTCATGTAGAACTATTCAGTACCACTGCAGCTGAAAAAGAAGCTCACCAAAAGCATCTGCTACAATAAATGTCTGGCTCCATTACCATTTACTAGTTGTGTGATATTGGGGAAATTCCTGAACCTCACTAAAActgttaattttctaattttttaacatCATACTGATAACTTGCTCCAGAAGGTtgttatatgtataaaataaatgtatattatatatactaaatTAAGTGACTGTTCTCAAAATATTCAGTGTGAAACAGTTCCATAAGGTGATTTGGGAGAAAATAAAGTTATCCTGTCAAAATTGGATAAAGCTCCATTTCAGTACATGTATTTTAGAGATTCATAATACCTATAATGTTTTGAAGACTTCATGAATTTGCTTAATTTGGTGTAACCCTTTACTTGCTTTATTTAAATATGGCACTTAAAAAAATTCAGCAgatatttttcctcctttcctatTAACTTCACGTGGATTATTCCTAGAAAAGCATGTTGGTAAATTTGGAGATAGTTTATAGAAGTAGTTTAGCTCAGTGATTAGCAActgataaattcttagaaatagtAGTACATGTAATTGAAATAAAGGTAGTAGGCTGCAAGGCTGACCTCTGTATGAGAGGagataagaatttattttatggTTTGGAAAGAATGTCACTTTTTGATGGTGAGATTGAGGGAAGTATTTGAGGGAAGTGGTAAAACaagaaattatttattgagtAGGATAGACTTTGCTTGTATCCTTGTAAATAATCTCCTAAAATAAATTAGACAAATTTGAAGTTTAGATTTCACTATATCCTTAATTTATAAAGTCCTGAATTAAGCAAAAGTTACTAAAAAAGttgaatttcatttcattttaattaataaataaattaattccaTTTTAAGTATCAGCAGCCTGAATTACAAGCTAAGTGTTTCTGATATGTAAAGTGTGAGATGCAAAAAGCCTAGTTCACTATTATCCCAAAATCGGTTACAAATGCAGAAACCACACATCTTTAGAAACAACAGTACATTTTATTCCCTACACATTTTAATCTCTTTTCCCTATCTGCTCTAAGAAAGCTGGATGACTGTAGAATGAACAAACCATAAGCACTCAGAAGGaaataatagttaaaataatCAGGGAAACAGCATCTTTATTTTAGATGATGTTCTTAATTAAGCATTTTTGCTTAGGTAGATAATTTGTCCAGGCAATTGTTCACCCATTCAGTCCATTTTGTGAAATAGGACAGAGAAAACTTGTTATTGAACCCCCAGAAATTCTGTCCCTCCATGTCCAGACAACTTCAAATTCTTGGTTCTTTCTTAAAGGAAGCCCAATTTCAGTTGTACTTTACTTTGTGGAACAGATGATTTTCTGAAGGCTATAAGTGTGGCTCCCTTAAATTACACTTTATTTCTCTGTTATATTCTTAGAATCATCTTTAAATAATATGTACTAAGgttgaaaataaaatgcataatcaAACAAACATTTGTAagtatatattgtattatatattgtaattatatattttaaatagaagatCTTTAGACACATTTTGGATAATACTTAAATATGTCAAAtggcaaaaatattgaaataaaatatggTCCTACAACCTATCAATTGACACTGGATTTGCAGCATAGGGAGTTAAGTCCTGACTAATGCCCTTACATTTAGCATATATCTTAACACTATTTGAATAAACACTAGCCACTAAATCCCTAATTCTTATTTTGAGTACTTTCTGACTTACTATTTAATATCCATCTAAGGCTATTTGTTTCTTTATGATCCTTAGAGTAGAAACATGAATTATTCTTTGGAGCAGAGTGAAAATATCACACCTGTAAGGCTGTACTTATTTCATACAGTAATCCTTCCTTTTACTCAGTCACTACCAGTGGAGAATATTTTGCAGTGTAAATATCAAAACAAGTTTATGAATCCTGTTGAATCCTTATATATTGTTTCAATTCTGAAATACAAAGCAGATTTATACTTCCTTTTAAAAGCTTGGTTATaatgaaaagatcaattttcttaagacaattttatttcttaaaaaagacTAATCCTCATGTAGTGGGTTACTTTTATGATAATAGTAGGCTTTATTGTAACAGTTCTTAaccaaaattattattaaattttctaGAAAACTATCTTGTTCGTGTCTTATTCAGATAGCTTGTGTTGCAACTTAGTTCACTATGActtctgatttatgttttaagAACAGATATTTCAGCCCAAAAGACTTTCTTTAGAGCAGCCTTCATCTCACTGTTCCTGAGGCTATAAATTAGAGGATTGCAGAGGGGTGTTATTACAGAATAAAATAAGGTCACAATTTTTTGCACTTTCCCTGGGTGTCCTGATCCAGGACTAACATACATCACCATAACAGAGccaaaaaacagaattaccacagCTAGATGAGAAgcacaagtagagaaagccttGCGTTTGCTGGCTGCTGAGGGCATCCTTAACACAGCCAGAATCACCAGCGCATAGGAGCAAAGGATGAAGAGAAAGGTGCCAGTCATGAAAACAGCATTGAAAGCAGAGTAAATGAGTTGTGTGGTGATGTCTTCAGAACAGGACAGCATCATCAATGGGACAGGATCACACATAAAATGGTCAATGATATTTGGGTTGCAAAAGGGCAACTGTGAAATGAGAACAACTGGGGTTAGGAAGAGAATGAACCCACAGGACCACCCAAAGATGATGAGGCCAGTGTAGAGCTCTTTAGTCATGATGCATGGGTAATGCAGAGGACGGCAGATGGCAAGATACCTGTCAAAGGCCATGATGCAAAGGTAGAAGCCCTCATCACACCCGAAAGAGAAGAAGAAGTAGAACTGTGCAAAACAACTCACGAAGGAGATGGACTTGCTTGAGGACAGGAAGTTGGCCAACATATTAGGGACGGTTGTGGTGACATAACATATTTCCAGGAAAGAGAAATTCCCCAAGAAGATGTACATGGGGGTGTGAAGGCGCTGATCCCACCACACAGCACAGACAATGGCTGTGTTCCCCATCAGGGTCAGGATATAGGCTGCTGAGAAGAGCCCGAAGTAGAGGAGCTGCATTTCTGGGCTTGAGGAAAAGCCCAAGAGGATAAAGTGAGTAACACAGTGGGTGGTTTCTCTGCTGGACATATTCATTAATCTGGGAGACATGGGATGATAGAAGTTACTGAACTTTAACAGAGTATACTGATTCTTCCTGAAAAATCCTAATTTCATTACCATTTTGAGGAGATTAAGTAATAAACAATGAGTTTTGTTTTAAAGCACTCAAACTGTGATCATCATAACCTATTGCCCAAGAGTATGATTTCATTTtgatgttattgtttagtcaggtagtcatgtctgactctttggtgacctcatgcactatagcccgccaggctcctctgtccatggggtttcccacgcaagaataccagaatggattgtcatttccttctccagggtatcttcctgcatttgtaggtggattctttcctgctgagccaccagggaagaccttcaTTTTGATAAGATGCAAATGATAATATAAATAAGAACACGGTTTGGCACAAACATTAAACTAGATTGGGATCCTGGATAACACATAAGTGTAAAGTGTGTAATTCTGAGTAAGTCACAACCTTCTATgtgtgtttcctcatctatttaccataaaaaagaatagtaCATACAAATCAGCATATGTGGAATTTCTAAAGTATTATGTAAAATTAGTTTTTtgtaattagtgatattgataataatagcaaatgaaatttcAAAAGGCTCTGTCTCACTGAGATAACAAAGAAAGGATACAGGGAATATTTCTTTTTGTGCTTGTTTCAGACattgttcagagaaggcaatggcattccactccagcactcttgcccggaaaataccatggacacaggagcctggtaggctgcagtccatggggtcgctaagagtcagacatgactgagggactttactttcacttttcactttcatgcactggagaaggaaatggcaacccactccagtgttcttgcctggagaaccccagggacgggggagcctggtgggctactgtctgtggggtcgcacagagtcgaacacaactgaaacgacttagcagcagcagcaagacattgTTAAGTAATGAtgaaaagggcttctctggtatcAGCACAGGTGGTATATTATGTGACTGTGCTAAACACGTTTGGCGTACAAGAATGTTTTTTCTCTGTCCGGCCTGTTGGATTCAGTTCCACAGCACGAGAAAAGCCCTAACCTTTGGCACCTAAATATCTCAGCTTGAAAATTTTGATATCATCTCATGAACATGAGAACTAGATATGCCACCTGGGGCAATGGACCTTAAGGAGAGCAACTACTTGGAGTGACTGCCCTGTTGAATGTGACTAGACTTGGCCCATTTTGCTGCAAAAAAGTTGTGACGTAGAGAAAAGATTTTGATTTGTGTGCATGGCATTTCCATTATTTTCATAGCTGCTTTCTATGTTtggtctctttttctcttttctacacaTAACctctgaaacatttttatattcattctAGGCATCTTCTATTGAGACAATCTTGACATGGAATATCTTGCTTAATCATTCTTGCTCCCCTCTTCCCCTAGTTTGCAATTATTGAATCAAAGCTTTATGTCTTGCTTTCTTAGAAGCCTACTCTTGGCTATCACATTTGGCACCTAAAGTGAAAGGactgttatttatgtattttcattGCTCATGGGGATATATAGATTTTATCAAGTCTGAATGCAAGCTGTTAGTTCAATCTGTTTGTTTCTCATAGCAATCACATTATATCAGGTGGCACACaggtgcttctgtgtgtgtgtgtgtgtgtgtgtgtgtgtgtttattttgtccTCAAAGACAGTCTCCTTTGATCTATTGCAATTGTGAAGCAAGATTTTGCAAAAGAAGATTATTTAAGAATTTTATCATGAataattatatgatttttctcAACTGAAGCGTTTGTACAGTAGCTGAGAAAGAATAAATGTCATCTTGTCTAGAAACTGAAGCTATGGAGCTAGTAATCTTGGCTAGTCACTATAAATGAGAGTGTCTTTCACTTAAGAACATATAAATTGTACTTAAGCACATACAGTGAATACAAAATatgcagaaacaaagagaaaaagcatAACATTGAGGCAATTCATATGAATAAGCTTCAAAATTACCCTTAGATATCCACAAATTATTCTGCTGCTTTTATTGAAGAAAAAGCCCAGCTAAAACACATGTCTTAGTGGTAGCTTCATAACTCAtttgactgaatttttaaaactcacttaatttttgtcttttatattgcAGTGGGTGTCCTGATACCTTGAAACGCTGTTTGATTATATTGAAATTGCTCATTTTTACTGACAAggacttccccgatggctcagcagtaaggaatctgcctgcaaggcaggagacaggagatgtgtgttcaatctctgggttgagaagatctccagcaggaggaaatggcaacccactccagtattctcgcctggaaattcccatggacagaggagcctggcgggctacagtctattgtATTgtagagtcagagatgactgagtggcGGAGCATGCGATGCAATCGACAATGGCACCCTAACAACGGCAAGTCAAGTCCATGTCAATACTCACCCTGCTTGGGTCTCCTGTTACAGATTTTCTTGGGAATACTAATTGTATAAAGTCACAATCCAAAGAATATCCTAGAAATACAAGAAACAGGAAACATACAGATGCTGAATGGTGTTTTATCACTTAAGGAAGACACATGAAACTAATGAGCCTGAGAGCAATATGTGGGTTGGAGAGCTGTGATGTCAGAGTGGAATCAGAGATTTGTCATATTATTTCTactgaacaaaaaacaaaattcattatAATATTGGTAATAAATCCACTTCCAGTAATTTaccattatacatttaaaaaataaaatcaccaggTCTCTTTGTAAACAATACCCATCAGTATTTTAAAGGA comes from the Budorcas taxicolor isolate Tak-1 chromosome 10, Takin1.1, whole genome shotgun sequence genome and includes:
- the LOC128054169 gene encoding olfactory receptor 11G2-like — its product is MNMSSRETTHCVTHFILLGFSSSPEMQLLYFGLFSAAYILTLMGNTAIVCAVWWDQRLHTPMYIFLGNFSFLEICYVTTTVPNMLANFLSSSKSISFVSCFAQFYFFFSFGCDEGFYLCIMAFDRYLAICRPLHYPCIMTKELYTGLIIFGWSCGFILFLTPVVLISQLPFCNPNIIDHFMCDPVPLMMLSCSEDITTQLIYSAFNAVFMTGTFLFILCSYALVILAVLRMPSAASKRKAFSTCASHLAVVILFFGSVMVMYVSPGSGHPGKVQKIVTLFYSVITPLCNPLIYSLRNSEMKAALKKVFWAEISVLKT